The Ipomoea triloba cultivar NCNSP0323 chromosome 13, ASM357664v1 genomic interval ATTTACTATAAATACACACAATTTACTCACAAGTTAGTATGTCTAGATGACGGTGAAGACTCTAGAATAAATTGTGTGTACTTATACAAtgagttaattcaatttttagttataaatttataggtgacagttcacttttagtctcttttttattagaacatccaatTTTGGTTATACTATTATTGTGTCATGACAATTTTTtatcctttatcaacaaaacaatttaaatatcgttaaatacaagataATTTCGGTattcaattattgatgttttcaaaaaaaaaaaaaacataaaaaatatagcagttcaacatactttgtataaaaaatattgaaatgtctttgtatttaacgatatatcaacgattttgttgatggaggactaaaaatggtcatgtcacaataatactaggaccaaatgaagaTGATCTAATAAAAAATGGCTAAAAGTGaattgccacctataaatctaggaccaaaaatgaaattaactcttatacaATTATCATGTTCTTACCTAAGTCATGATTCTCATGTGATCCTCAATCTTTTAAAGTAATAACGTTATTTtataatcttaaaattatttccTAATATTTGTCTCTGTACGTGAGTATAAATTGCTCATGAAATGCTCAACTTATCAtgagtttaaaaaataattcacgTAGTAATTAAAGAAATTTCTACAAATATAGAAAAAGCATCCTGCCAAAATAGAAAGACATCATTCATTTTTACTATAGTAATAGACACCTACAAGTCTACaacatattttcatttttcaacatTGCAAAACTTTTCATAACGACTAATTAAATACacaccaaataaataaaatattatgttagAGACTTATACAATTACTACTCTCTATTAATCATTTTTTGACATGTCCATCTTTTTATTGATCGTGGGTAAAAATTCTTCGTTCCTAAAAATTTTCCATAAATACATTATagacaaaatttattttctaacaAGAACATGGATATAAACAGGGACTGAACGAGAAGTATACTTCCCGCCACACCCGCTGTCATCCCTTAATTGGAATGCAATATTCATCTTTTTATCATGCTCCTAAAGCAATctactaaattattttaaactatGTTGGGAAGGTACGTAGTCTAATTTATCTTAGCCAATTAGGTCGTctacctaattaattaatcaagtaaTTAGTCAATTATGACTCACTCTTAGTCAAATAACCTACCTAACAATTGCCACGTGATTAGTTTTCGTTCACATGTGACTGGTTGAGCAAATGTCATCAATACATACGGAAGTAACTCAACCAAATTTGTTAgattgttgacttgataattataaaattatatgctTAATTATTAAAGAgagtaatttattaattttttttattaagtcGATAAACTTGTAAATTTACCTTATCTTTCCCCATTGAAGGGGACCATATACCATTTCTCCATTAAAACACTTAAAAGTCATGTtgaatatcaattttggttatTTCACTTATTTGCAAGTTTCTTCATTTGATGCAATTCATTAGGAATACACATGACTATCTAAGAtagcaaaaagttaattaggccctcTCCAATAGTTAATTTTGACACAATTtttgagacaaaaaaaaaaaacaaaaaaactaaacCTTCTTGTTTTTAACAAATGAGAGTTTTGGTTTTTGGAGAAATTTTTTTCCTACAACACTCctaatttttgtcaattaaaaaaaattcagtatTGCGTCTCACTGGCCGCCCAAGCAGGCGCGTGTATTACATGCGCCTGCTTAGGTGCTTGAgaattaaggttttttttttcaattgtgttattaaatatttacttggtaaaattactttaaaatagtaaatatttataattataaatttgttttaattttaatatgtttaatttaaatataataaaaataataattataattataatttttataatgataataaataaagaaataattaaaatatagttttAAAATGATGGGTTTgagaaaaaacttaaaattaatgGGAATAAGATTTTtgtgattgagtgagatagtggatgatcAGTTGTTACATCGTGAACCATGGTCCAAGAATGacaccgtttctttaagtaaagaaacagcTGTCATCACATTTTAACGGAACTTcataaatgaaactacagttagggtgtgtttggtagcccggaaaatgatttctggaaatcattttccgggtttttggtgtttggtagTGTCTGGAAAatgcagtcaacggaaaacaatttccgttgaccaaggaaaatgaggtcattttcccggaaaatgacttccggatttttttttccggaagtcattttccggacttggcttcaacaatttttttgccCAAAATGGCGAcatatgttactttttaaaagaaatattattattttatatattattattattattttatattttaaaaaataatttaaaatgtaaaattatacaatttaattcattttccagaaaatgaaacaaacacacaaagacagttttccagaatgcaaccaaacaccggaaatgaaactgttttccggaaaatgactcatttttcagaaaacattttccaaaagtctttttcctgctttccaaacacacccttaatctcaaatgatattgtctcacatttgtttttatattatcaaatgaagctgtagttgtgttgaaaggaaactacagtgtatataaaatgaaactgaataatagtttcacatatttgagtgtatattgtccaatgaaactgtagttatatcgaaatgatactattagttgtgttaaaaggaaaccgcaatgtatataaaattaaactgaataacagtttcacatatttaagtgtataatatttaatgaaactgtagttatatcaaaaaaatatataattgtattaaaaggaaactgcagtgtatataaaatgaaactgataacagtttcacatatttgaggaaactgtagttatatcgaaatgatactgtagttgtgttgtaatgaaactatagtgtatataaaatgaaacttaatagcattttcacttatttgaatgtataatgtcaaatgaaactgtagttatatcgaaaaaaaaattgtaattgtgttgaaaagaaattgttgtgtatataaaatgaaacagatatgttatacacacagagtTACTTTTTGCAGAACGGCACGTAACGGGTGTCATTtctgccgtttcttttcattaatcaaaacaacatcgttttgatgcatggactaCCATACATTGTGGACCAcaatccacagtaaaatttgcaatGAGTGATGAGGTGGATTCTGAGCCcacaaaaaacttaaaaaaacaaaaaacaaaaaacaaaaaacaaaaacaaaaacaaactccactattgaggaaggccttacAAATTCAATTGTTGCACtgttcataaataataataaaaataataataataaaaccctaaaaaaataaaataatactccattTATCCCATTTTATGGGTCTAGTTCAATTAACGAagtttgactgaaattatttttaatctaatttttcataatattaagtttagtattagtacaaaatttatatatttaaaaactacactataagtactattaaacacacaaaaaaatcaaatttaaaaataagtaaaaaaatactatagaaaataaacaaagaataaataattgatttgacccatgaatagtaagtaagacaagtaaaatgagacaaagAGAGTATATAGTAATATTAGTACAAGAATAGCGacagttatgccatggacccggtcaaaatacacaattaatatactgaatgttcacaatttacatattgaatgttcacaatttaaattataaatatttagtgtgtaaattgtgaacatttagtatataaaattgtgaatattcagtatgtaaattgtgaacattcaatacataaattataattttttttactcggtccacacaataatttgcccaagacTAGTCAACCATCTGCAAGAATAGTTGTTTCCTCAATGGGCCAATGGCCAGCATTACTACAATGATTGCATTAAGTGCTGGTACACTACCTGTCCATCTCAAACCAGGATTTTAACTACTTCCTATACACCAACTACCAGAACAAAGCCATGTAGAACTGGAGCAGTGTAAACATTTCACAATTTCACTAAATCATCAAAAACAAATCGAATCATGGAAAACGCGTGAGCCTGTTCACAGCTGTGTCTAGTGCATCTACGTTCCGCCGAAGGATTTTACTTCAAACTATCAAGGAAAACAGCATAAGAGAAAAGTTTTAAGAAATTACACAACAGACAGTTGATGTTGTCGGTTGGTTGGAATTCAGACATGAAGAATCATCAGAGCAGTAGAATAGAATGGGCCATCTTAAATGCTTTAATGAATGGTAAATATGGTAGTGGGTGAGACCAATTCCGTGAGAACGATAAACAAACGACATATGCATATGCCTGAGTTATGACATTATGCATACAACTGCACAACAGCATATTGAGCATTACATAAACTATGGCGACGAAGAAAAGGATACAGTTGTCCAGCAAGATTCTCAATTCCTTTCATTTCCTCATTCAATCTGCAATAGGATCAGCGCCAAAAGTAAGCCAGACATAATTATAGGATAgcatatatttaaataattttaagttGGATCTGATTATAGAGAATTTGATAAGAACATTTTTCACAACATCTACTATTGTATTTAATCTATAGTTAACATAATGCTGAAACTGCATAAACACATGTACCGAACCTCACAGACCTCATTTTTGTTTACCTTCCTCTCtcttgttttgttgttgttcccttttttttttttttggcccttAGAATTTTAGTTAAGGTGAAGAGTTACTACCTGAGGCTAGAATTTATATACCGATTCCCCCTGGTTGCTGCATCAAGTGCTGTGACATAAAATTGCACCAGTTAGATACAAGTCAGAGTAGTGTGACAATAGAATCAAATAATACAAATTGAACAATGtgttatttatgatttatcaaCTAAAGGGCTAAGTTGGATCCAACTCTTATACcaagttgaaagatgtgtttcGTCTTAACTAAAAACTTAAACTGATAgttagattgcacatttattatttgtatatattatgtttAACAATTCAGAAAAGGCTTCTAGAAAAAACAGGGATCATAATGATGAAATTGAATGGGAAACTTGCCAGAGCACAAAAAGTATCAATTACAAAGAACGGCATTTAGTAGTGGTAGCAATTATTTAGTTTCAAGAGGAAAAGACAAGTATGCTATCTTTCAGTCTTGTGGCTAGGCTAGAAGATTGTTGGATTTCATCCCACATTTTAATCATAGAAGGAACAATATTTACACACAACGGGCATAAACTAGCAGACAAACTGATCATATAGCTAAGAACAACCACTAAGCATATGAAATCATAATGTGCATATAACAAAGAATATACAGATGCGTTTGCTATCAAATAAAAGCCGTGAAGTGCAACTCATAGATACCACATTCTTGAAGGCGGCCAGCTGCATCATTGAAACAGCTCATATGCTCGATTGAATTGCTAGTAGCctacaaacacacacaaaaatgaAACCAAGcacatatatttttgaaaagctaatatttataaaattttaactttgaagtcaaaataatcataataaggTTAAGAATCCAACAACGTGAAACCCCTCAGAGTAAGAACTAGTAGCGTAAAGCCAATATGAATATACGGTCTAGTTTTGGAACTGAACATAGTCTTTCCTCAAAAATAATCCCAAAAAGCAACACATTGTGTGTCCAACCGGAAGAGATGTTGAGGCTGAGAGATGCCAGCAGGGAAGCTTTTCTGGCTACGATGACTGACAGAAAGAagactatcttttttttttttgggtgactaCAATCTAACACTAACTATATTATTTGCTCAACATGAACCCGTGACCTTCCATTAGAAGGTCAACAGTGATGCCATCAGACCATAAGGTACTTGGCAAAGAAGACTATCTTTGTCATTCATGTGATTGCTAAGACTAACAACAAACTATGATCTCAATGAAAGATTTCATTTTGACAACAGAGTAACAAACGAAATAGCATTGGCCTTTATTCTGAACCTTGGTGAGCTCCTCTTTTAATTGTCTATATACCAGAGCTTTCAAAGTCATTTTGCAAGGAATAACCTTTTTTCTCCTTCAAAGAAGGAGTTAagtaaaaccttttaaaatcaCAGCCAAATCCTCTTTCCTTATCCAAACAATACACCTGAAACTCTTCAGAATTAGAATCTTTTGATTTCTAGCATATCTTCACATTCTATCAAATTCACTTTCACCCACCAGATGATGCGTAGAAAGTTAAATCATCCAAAACCCATTCACAAAATGCATCTTCTATCCGTCAAATTACATTCTTAATCCAAATTACCTAATCCTTTCCACTAATTCAGTCTTTAAAGGTGAATGGATGATGAATAACAAGCTAAGAGTAAAAATTTAGTGAATTTCAGAGAGAGACCTCAGAGAGGGTCGTACGGAGGGAGGCGAAGAGGCTAGTGAAGCTCTGGGCGATGGCCATAGAGTCTCTCTCCACGACTTCGAGGGCTTTCAGCATCTCGTTCTTACCAAACGACGCCGTTCGCAGTTCCCCATTCCGATTCTCGGCATCGGCGGCACCTTCGACGTGAGAGTTCCCCGGCCGTTCAGATTGTTGATTATCGTCACCGGCACCGGAGACTGTAGTATCCGACCTCTCTGATGAATCCATGTCCCCTTCCACTCAAGTTTTCAGCTGTTAATTTGTACTATAAAAGTTGAAGGATtgtgataaatttaaaattaaagatttcatttttaaattgttacggagtactattttttattttgtagctCAGGTCATGTTTTCATATCTATCCTCTAATATAAAAAAGCCACAACAGTAGCATTTAATGCAGTTCTCGCCCACAGAAAAACGCTGCTGTTTTGCCCGTGCATAATTAAAAGTTTGTAATTGTTAGTCACCGTCCAGTAACGAGTAAAAGTTCAGATAAAAAAAATCCATGACTTTTGGAATCTAATGCTTGGGAATTGATATTTTGCATTCATTGCATAGATTTGTTCAGTAATGGTCATTGGGGAATGACCAGCGCcgctaatataattattaagatgAGAAAACTGTTCATTCCCAAATGAACATTAATAACATACATTTATTACTATCATATTTGAACATATTAGAAATCAAACGCCTCTGATTAGTTATTAAAggattcaaaatattaataatacagaaaaaaaaaaaaaaaaaaaaaaaaaaaaaaaaaaacaaaaaNNNNNNNNNNNNNNNNNNNNNNNNNNNNNNNNNNNNNNNNNNNNNNNNNNNNNNNNNNNNNNNNNNNNNNNNNNNNNNNNNNNNNNNNNNNNNNNNNNNNNNNNNNNNNNNNNNNNNNNNNNNNNNNNNNNNNNNNNNNNNNNNNNNNNNNNNNNNNNNNNNNNNNNNNNNNNNNNNNNNNNNNNNNNNNNNNNNNNNNNNNNNNNNNNNNNNNNNNNNNNNNNNNNNNNNNNNNNNNNNNNNNNNNNNNNNNNaaaaaattaaaaaaaaaaaaaaaaaaaaaaaaaaaaaaaaaagataaaagaaccGAAAGGGCACAGCCACAGCATTAAATTAAAGCACTTACCAGTTCACTCTCCaataacaattattaatatataacactGATTAGTTTATCTATAAATAGTTCAAATATCTGACAACGAAATCCTCAAATGAAAGCTACTACCATAATCCTTGAAGTTGTTTTTGAAATGCCATCTCCATGACTCCATACATCCTCAAATTAGTTTAGCTTGCAAGTCAGATTAGCCCTCTCCATAGTAGGAGAGAATATGAGTGAGGCACAACAAGCAAAAGAAAGGAATGCTTATTCCATGACAAAGAGGTAATGTTAAGATTTgctgtaatatttttttttatccttattagGAGTAACATTgttttcattatatattttaaacaaatcaATCTGTTTTGCAATTGTCTAGGTACATACATACTGCAAAAGCAAGGGATGCGCAAGGAATGCATCCctgttttctattttcctaAACAAAGTTGCAGGTAACTATAGCAAACATTGCAATCTGGATATTAACAAGTGGCAAGGAATGCAGAGCAAGAAATCAAGTAGACAGATGCAGCCTGGGTGGTTTATTTAGTTGTACTTATAGCAAAAAATGAATACATGTACATTTTTATCAGGTATTTCTAATGAATTTGTAATCCTATATAAAGTAAGACAGTAAAATTTAGCTATTCTATTCTATCGAAATAGTACAGTTTGACTGCTTCAATTGTAGTAATAggtatttatttacactttttagCATCGTAATTGTAGTAAAAGAATGTATTCATAAGATAGTATTAGTTGTgtaaagaaatcaaatttcctttcttttctacTGTGTTGTtacaagttggaaaaaaaattcagtCTAAAATCTGACTTAATAATATAGTGATattacaacatttaaagttaaaacatttttcatgtatttcatatcactgaatatcaaaatttcacattttttcaACTATTCAAGTTGCtacatgaaaataaaaataaaattgcatgaGATTTAGTAAGTCACATGGCACATGAAAGAAGTAGTTGAAAAAATGCATCAAATTTTTTAAGTCATCATATGGGAAATACTAAGAGAAGTTAAGGCATCACATTTCTGTGGAAGTCATAATCTGCCCCTCAAAAAATAAGTTTCTGCATTGTCTGTTATATCATAGTGTTCCATTACATTTGATTActgtaaaaaaatttaaaatgcaagTTTAAAAATTAGTTTAAACAACTATTGAACACATAATAGTAACACCATCTTACTCTATATTGGACTAATGAAGGTagcaattttgtttttttgttttttgttgtttgtttttttgggtttttgttaGTAAAACATCTTAGAAACTGATGCCAATCCAAAGTAATTGTTTCAGGTTTCAACATAAaagaaattacaaattaaaaaaattagtattatGATATTTACATCATTTgccataaatttaaaaaaaaaaaagattatttacTGATTACACCATTACATACTCTTCTATACACATTTTAACCGGATCagttaaaaaaatagaatacaatattattcaacaattaataatttacaaatataattcatttttcGGAGCAAATTGTTTTTCAAATTATACATTTTGCAGGTTGAAACaggtttaaaattaaattatgcaGTTTTACATTTGACCTAACCCTAAACTCAATTTGGGGATTTGTAGGAATTACATAATTGTTTTTAAATACAACCTAGGAAATAAGCAATGAattgtaaaaaatgaaaatattttcaataaaaataagatTTAAGGAAGAATCGACATATGTTGAAGATAGCAATACCAGTAGCTGCTCTCTAAGTGGCGGAAGACAGTGTAGCTGCTCTCTAAGTGGCGGAAGACGGTGTAGAGTAGATTTTGACACCACCGATAAACACAAATTCCAAATCGATATTTTTAAGGGAAACGATTTCAGAAATCGCAAGGTAGAAAATGGTGATTGAACCGTAATCTTAAAGGCATGGATTAGCTGGATAAGCATGAATTAAGATATGTATACGCGATCTACAGTGGATCGCATAAAGATGAGGGTTTAGAGAGAAGGAGGAGCTCAGCTCAGGGATATGGATCGTTGGGCTGAGTGAATTAGGGTTTGGTTTTTCGTTTTATATTTGGGTtcataacttctttttttttttttttttttgagaaaggcTCATAACTTAGGCTTNtttttttttttttttttttgagaaaggcTCATAACTTAGGCTTGGTG includes:
- the LOC116001908 gene encoding uncharacterized protein LOC116001908 isoform X2 produces the protein MLIQLIHAFKITVQSPFSTLRFLKSFPLKISIWNLCLSVVSKSTLHRLPPLREQLHCLPPLREQLLATSNSIEHMSCFNDAAGRLQECALDAATRGNRYINSSLRLNEEMKGIENLAGQLKILRRNVDALDTAVNRLTRFP
- the LOC116001908 gene encoding uncharacterized protein LOC116001908 isoform X1; amino-acid sequence: MDSSERSDTTVSGAGDDNQQSERPGNSHVEGAADAENRNGELRTASFGKNEMLKALEVVERDSMAIAQSFTSLFASLRTTLSEATSNSIEHMSCFNDAAGRLQECALDAATRGNRYINSSLRLNEEMKGIENLAGQLKILRRNVDALDTAVNRLTRFP